The genomic interval TGCGGACACGTTCGCATAGAGATATTTCCCATGTGGGACATGTGAGAATCAACACCGTTTAAGGCTATGCCTGCGAAGAGTCGCGGATTCATAAAGGATTCCCGCGCATTTGTGGAAAGATCAGACGGACACCTGCGTGAGTCCGATTGCAGGTAGTGCTAAGTGATGTCCTCTAAGCGACGTTGGTTTTTGCCGGACTTGGTAGCCGCTGGCTACGACAGTCTAACTGTTCCGGAGGGTATTGTATGAAGTAAATTCGAAGTAATTTATTTAAGTTTGTCAACTAGTTAGAAGCTCGAAGTGGATGGAACCACTTAGGCGTACTTTCTGAAATAATTCAAGGAGGAATTATTATGTCGCTCGTAATTAATCACAATTTGATGGCAATGAATGCTAACCGTAACCTTGGTAGTGCTTACAACAGTCTTGGTGTATCAACCCGCAGACTGTCTTCAGGTCTCCGTGTCGGAACAGCAGCAGATGACGCAGCCGGTCTCGCAATTCGCGAACTTATGCGTGCTGATGTTAAGACTTTGAACCAGGGTATTCGTAACGCTAACGATGCTATCTCCATGATCCAGACCGCTGACGGCGCTCTCGGTGTCATTGATGAAAAGTTGATCCGCATGAAGGAACTTGCAACTCAGGCAGCTACCGGTACTTATAACTCTGACCAGCGTCTTATCATCGACTCTGAATATCAGGCAATGGCTTCAGAAATTACCCGTATCGCTAATGCAACTGACTTCAACGGAATTCATCTTCTTAACGGTAACTTGTCAGGTGCGAACTCCGCTCATAATGGTAACGGACTTACCTCTACCGGTCCTGTCAAGGTCCATTTCGGTTCAGGTAACGATAGTGCTGAAGACTATTACTACGTATCTATCAATACTTCTACCGCTTCTGCCCTTGGTGTCGGACTTGCAGCTAATAACTCAATCTCCACACAGGCTCTGGCTCAGGCGTCTCTTGATAAGTTGAATAATGCGATCATATCCAAGGATAAGATCCGTGCAAATCTAGGTGCTCTCCAGAACAGACTGGAAAACACTATTACCAACCTCTCGGTTCAGGCAGAAAACGTTCAGGCTTCAGAGTCACGCATCTCTGATGTCGACGTTGCGACTGAAATGACTGAGTTCACTAAGAACCAGATCTTAACTCAGGCCGCAGTGGCAATGCTCGGACAGGCTAACGGTATGCCTAGAATGGCAATGCAGCTCATTGGTGGCTAACATCAGTGAGTGATTAACTCAGAAGGGGAGGTCCGCTTACGCGGGCTTCCCTTTTCGTATTTCTATTGTTACTTTTTTAACAATCCGCTGAATATATAGTCTTGCAGTCTTTTAGACGTTTACTTTTTTGCAATTTTGACCTAATAACGACCTCTAAATCCGGCCTTGCCGGGTTAAAGATGTCCGTTTACTACAACTAATCATATTCAGAAGAGTGTTTATTTTACACTTCTATGCGTACAAAAAAACGGCATCATGCGCAAACGGCGTATTTGGTGTAACTTTTTTGAAACTGACTTGATCTTCTTGCCGGGAAATCCCGCTAAATATTCTTTTTCAAGCAGCCCTTCATTTTGTTGCCCGCATATTATCAGCTCTGACGTGATTCGCAGTGCTTCATCTCTTCTCTTTCTGCGTATTGCGTCGTAGCACATCCACTTGTATGGCTTTGAACTTAAGCTGTGTACCGACCAAAGGAGATCGTTTTGTCTAAAAGAACAGTATATTACATTGAAGGTGATGGTATTGGTCCTGAAGTTTGGGGACCAACACGTCCTATTATTAACGCTGCGCTGGAAAAAGCATATGCCGGTGCTAATACTTTAGAATGGAAAGAGCTGCTCGCCGGAGAAAAAGCTTTCAAAGAAACTGGCGAGTATTTGCCGCAGACAACTCTTGATACGCTTAAAACAGCTGATTTAGCTATGAAAGGCCCCCTTCAGACTCCAGTCGGAAAAGGTTTCCGTTCATTAAATGTTACTATCCGTCAAACTTTTGATCTTTATGCCTGTATACGTCCTATCCAGTATTTCAAAGGTATTGAATCTCCTGTCAAAAGACCTGACCTTGTCGATATCGTTGTTTTCCGTGAAAATACAGAAGATGTTTATGCCGGGATTGAGTGGAGTTCTAACTCTGCAGAAGCAAAAAGAGTAATCGACTTTTTAGTCGGTGAAATGGGTGCTAAAATTGACAGTTCCGCCGGAATAGGCATTAAGCCCATCACTCCTGCTGGTTCAAAACGTCTTGTTCGCAGAGCTCTTGATTTTGCTCTTGAACATAACCGTGAGTCAGTAACTCTGGTCCATAAGGGTAATATCA from Desulfovibrio gilichinskyi carries:
- a CDS encoding flagellin, whose protein sequence is MSLVINHNLMAMNANRNLGSAYNSLGVSTRRLSSGLRVGTAADDAAGLAIRELMRADVKTLNQGIRNANDAISMIQTADGALGVIDEKLIRMKELATQAATGTYNSDQRLIIDSEYQAMASEITRIANATDFNGIHLLNGNLSGANSAHNGNGLTSTGPVKVHFGSGNDSAEDYYYVSINTSTASALGVGLAANNSISTQALAQASLDKLNNAIISKDKIRANLGALQNRLENTITNLSVQAENVQASESRISDVDVATEMTEFTKNQILTQAAVAMLGQANGMPRMAMQLIGG
- the icd gene encoding NADP-dependent isocitrate dehydrogenase, which gives rise to MSKRTVYYIEGDGIGPEVWGPTRPIINAALEKAYAGANTLEWKELLAGEKAFKETGEYLPQTTLDTLKTADLAMKGPLQTPVGKGFRSLNVTIRQTFDLYACIRPIQYFKGIESPVKRPDLVDIVVFRENTEDVYAGIEWSSNSAEAKRVIDFLVGEMGAKIDSSAGIGIKPITPAGSKRLVRRALDFALEHNRESVTLVHKGNIMKYTEGGFRQWGYDLAAEDYVGKVVKEGEEATGKVILNDRIADAMFQELLMRPEKYSVLATTNLNGDYLSDALAAQVGGLGLAPGVNMGDTLAFYEATHGTAPTIAGKDMANPGSLILSGAMMLEHLGWHEAADLIKNSVEKSLAAKKVTVDLSSQISGATTVGCKEFGEIILANL